A portion of the Saccharomyces paradoxus chromosome XV, complete sequence genome contains these proteins:
- the ERP4 gene encoding Erp4p (Member of the p24 family involved in ER to Golgi transport~similar to YOR016C) translates to MRVFTLIAILLSSSLLAHAFSSNYAPVGISLPAFTKECLYYDLSSDEDVLVVSYQVLTGGNFEIDFDITAPDGSVIVTERQKKHSDFLLKSFGIGKYTFCLSNNYGTSPKKVEITLEKEKEIVSSHERKEDIIANNAIEEIDRNLNKITKTMDYLRAREWRNMYTVSSTESRLTWLSLLIMGVMVGISIVQALIIQFFFTGRQKNYV, encoded by the coding sequence ATGCGTGTTTTTACTTTGATTGCGATTTTGCTTAGTTCATCTTTGTTAGCTCATGCATTCTCCTCTAATTATGCTCCTGTAGGCATATCTTTACCTGCTTTTACCAAAGAATGTCTTTACTATGATTTGTCCTCTGACGAAGATGTCCTTGTGGTCAGTTACCAAGTTCTGACAGGTGGGAACTTCGAGATAGATTTCGATATTACCGCCCCTGATGGCTCTGTCATCGTTACTGAAAGACAGAAGAAGCATTCCGATTTTCTACTGAAATCATTTGGCATAGGTAAGTACACGTTCTGTTTGAGTAATAACTACGGCACTTCCCCAAAGAAAGTTGAAATTACcttggaaaaggaaaaggagaTCGTTTCTTCCCATGAAAGGAAGGAGGATATCATCGCAAATAACGCCATTGAGGAAATTGATAGAAACCTGAATAAGATCACCAAAACGATGGATTATCTGAGAGCTAGAGAATGGAGAAACATGTATACTGTGAGTTCTACTGAGTCAAGATTAACGTGGCTATCATTACTAATTATGGGAGTAATGGTCGGTATCAGTATAGTGCAGGCTTTGATTATTcagttcttttttaccGGTCGTCAAAAAAACTACGTATAG
- the RTS1 gene encoding protein phosphatase 2A regulatory subunit RTS1 (B-type regulatory subunit of protein phosphatase 2A (PP2A)~similar to YOR014W), with product MMRGFKQRLIKKTTGSSSSSSSKKKDKEKEKEKSSTTASTTKKPVSVSSSSHGTTHSTTNSTGSKSTTEKGKASGSVPSQGKHHGSSNSKTKTTTTPSSSSSSSSRSSSVSRSGSNSTKKTSSRKGQEQTKQSQQPSQSQKQGSSSSSTAVVNPTPVLTVTKDDRSTSSEDHAHPTLLGAVSAVPSSPISSAPGTVVSSDVENGNSNNNNVNINNGNTQDANHASSQSIDIPRSSHSFERLPTPTKLNPDTDLELIKTPQRHSSSRFEPSRYTPLTKLPNFNEVSPEERIPLFIAKVDQCNTMFDFNDPSFDIQGKEIKRSTLDELIEFLVTNRFTYTNEMYAHVVNMFKVNLFRPIPPPVNPVGDIYDPDEDEPVNELAWPHMQAVYEFFLRFVESPDFNHQIAKQYIDQDFILKLLELFDSEDIRERDCLKTTLHRIYGKFLSLRSFIRRSMNNIFLQFIYETEKFNGVAELLEILGSIINGFALPLKEEHKVFLVRILIPLHKVRCLSLYHPQLAYCIVQFLEKDPLLTEEVVMGLLRYWPKINSTKEIMFLNEIEDIFEVIEPLEFIKVEVPLFVQLAKCISSPHFQVAEKVLSYWNNEYFLNLCIENAEVILPIIFPALYELTSQLELDTANGEDSISDPYMLVEQAINSGSWNRAIHAMAFKALKIFLETNPVLYENCNALYLSSVKETQQRKVQREENWSKLEEYVKSLRINNDKDQYTTKNPDSRNSFNTGNENNTLNEENENDCDSEIQ from the coding sequence ATGATGCGTGGTTTCAAGCAAAGATTGATAAAGAAGACCACCGGgtcctcttcttcttcaagtagtaaaaagaaggacaaagagaaggaaaaagagaaaagttCTACTACCGCATCCACGACAAAGAAGCCCGTTTCGGTCAGTAGCTCTTCCCATGGCACTACTCACAGCACCACCAACAGTACCGGATCAAAGTCTACAACTGAAAAGGGCAAGGCATCCGGTAGCGTTCCCTCGCAAGGCAAGCATCATGGTAGCTCTAATtcgaaaacaaaaacaacaacaactcCTTCTTccagcagcagcagcagcagcagaagCTCAAGCGTCAGTCGCTCCGGTTCAAACTCcacaaagaaaacaagtTCAAGAAAAGGGCAAGAACAGACCAAACAATCGCAACAGCCATCACAATCTCAGAAACAAGgatcctcttcatcttctacCGCTGTCGTGAATCCTACTCCAGTACTTACTGTTACTAAGGACGACAGAAGCACGTCTAGTGAAGACCATGCACATCCTACATTGCTGGGCGCGGTATCTGCTGTTCCATCATCTCCCATTTCGAGTGCTCCAGGTACAGTAGTCTCTTCCGAtgttgaaaatggtaatagtaacaacaataatgtGAACATTAATAACGGTAATACCCAGGATGCAAACCACGCTTCCTCGCAAAGTATTGACATTCCGAGATCATCACACTCATTTGAGAGGCTACCAACACCCACAAAACTTAACCCTGATACTGATTTAGAGTTAATTAAGACACCTCAACGCCATTCTTCATCTAGATTCGAGCCCTCTAGATATACGCCATTAACGAAGTTGCCCAATTTCAATGAGGTTTCTCCGGAAGAAAGAATCCCCTTGTTCATTGCTAAAGTTGATCAGTGTAACACTATGTTTGACTTTAATGATCCAAGTTTCGACATTCAAGgtaaagaaatcaaaagaagCACTTTGGATGAACTAATAGAATTTCTTGTGACAAATAGATTTACTTACACAAATGAAATGTACGCCCATGTGGTGAACATGTTCAAAGTAAATTTATTCAGACCGATTCCGCCTCCAGTAAATCCGGTTGGCGATATTTATGACCCAGATGAGGATGAACCTGTTAACGAATTAGCCTGGCCCCATATGCAGGCAGtttatgaattttttctaagATTTGTGGAAAGTCCTGATTTCAACCACCAAATTGCTAAACAATATATTGATCAGGACTTCATTTTAAAATTACTAGAATTATTTGATAGCGAGGATATCAGAGAAAGGGATTGCTTGAAAACTACATTGCATAGGATATACGGGAAGTTCTTATCATTAAGAAGCTTTATTCGTCGGTCaatgaataatatttttttgcaatttATTTATGAAACTGAGAAGTTTAACGGTGTGGCCGAACTGTTAGAAATCTTGGGTTCAATAATTAATGGGTTTGCACTTCCATTAAAGGAGGAGCACAAAGTTTTCTTGGTGAGAATATTGATACCATTACACAAGGTCCGTTGTTTATCATTATACCACCCGCAATTGGCTTACTGTATCGTCCAATTTCTCGAAAAAGATCCTTTATTAACCGAAGAGGTAGTTATGGGCTTATTGCGTTATTGGCCGAAAATAAATTCTACAAAGGAGATAATGTTTCTAAATGAAATCGAGGATATATTTGAAGTGATCGAACCGTTGGAATTTATCAAAGTCGAAGTTCCATTGTTTGTTCAATTAGCTAAGTGTATTTCTTCTCCACATTTCCAAGTGGCAGAAAAGGTTTTAAGTTATTGGAATAATGAATATTTCTTAAACTTATGTATCGAAAATGCCGAAGTCATCCTACCCATTATATTTCCTGCATTATATGAATTAACTTCTCAGTTAGAGCTAGATACAGCAAATGGTGAAGATAGCATTTCAGACCCTTACATGCTTGTTGAGCAAGCAATTAATTCTGGTTCGTGGAATAGGGCAATTCATGCTATGGCATTCAAAGcactgaaaatttttctggaAACAAACCCGGTGTTGTACGAAAACTGTAATGCATTGTACTTATCAAGTGTAAAAGAAACACAACAGCGTAAAGTGCAACgtgaagaaaattggaGCAAACTTGAAGAATATGTAAAGAGTCTAAGGATTAACAACGATAAAGACCAATATACAACCAAAAACCCAGACTCGAGAAACAGTTTTAACACAGGAAATGAGAATAACACGctaaatgaagaaaatgaaaatgattgTGACAGCGAGATACAGTGA
- a CDS encoding uncharacterized protein (similar to YOR012W): MVASSNAEESSLAVNLTNDVEKASKTLFKAFEKSYANDYLMKKFFHIPITEKVSRARINAMIHYYTTCYHDLDGEIAEANDFDAVAIWSRPGCHLPATLSDDESFNKIFFDDLTERKHEVMPGGMDYYYLYAIGKDPRHPEIRGSVRKILEEYKLKADKGNCALALEAISEHARSVYEYFGFRTYLVFQFGVGEVNSKGEPDPQGKGFTAYLMLYHKDADTIFHA, translated from the coding sequence ATGGTAGCATCATCAAATGCTGAAGAATCCTCTTTGGCGGTGAACTTGACAAACGATGTAGAGAAAGCTTCGAAAACTTTGTTCAAGGCATTTGAAAAGTCATATGCTAATGACTACctgatgaaaaagtttttccATATCCCGATTActgaaaaagtttcaagaGCAAGAATAAATGCAATGATACATTACTACACGACGTGCTATCATGACCTTGATGGTGAAATTGCTGAGGCAAATGACTTCGATGCAGTCGCAATATGGAGCCGCCCTGGGTGCCACTTGCCCGCCACACTATCTGACGACGAGTCCTTCAATAAGATTTTCTTTGACGATTTGACTGAGAGGAAACATGAAGTCATGCCTGGGGGAATGGACTATTACTACCTTTATGCCATTGGGAAAGATCCTAGGCATCCCGAAATTAGAGGTTCAGTCAGAAAAATACTCGAAGAATACAAACTTAAGGCAGACAAGGGCAATTGCGCCCTTGCTCTCGAGGCTATTTCGGAACATGCAAGGTCTGTCTACGAATATTTCGGTTTCAGGACCTATCTAGTGTTCCAGTTCGGGGTTGGAGAAGTGAACTCCAAAGGAGAACCAGACCCACAGGGGAAGGGGTTCACGGCCTATTTGATGCTTTACCACAAAGACGCGGATACCATCTTTCACGCCTGA
- the AUS1 gene encoding ATP-binding cassette sterol transporter AUS1 (Plasma membrane sterol transporter of the ATP-binding cassette family~similar to YOR011W) has translation MSISKYFTPVADGSLTFNGANIQFGADAQSDSGKSYDAEGGMQAPANQLNDITFQAEAGEMVLVLGYPTSTLFKTLFHGKTSLSYSPRGSIKFKNNEFKSFSDKCPHQIIYNNEQDVHFPFLTVEQTIDFALSCKFDIPKGERDQIRNELLREFGLSHVLKTIVGNDFFRGVSGGERKRISIIETFIANGSVYLWDNSTKGLDSATALDFLGILRKMAKATRSVNLVRISQASDKIVDKFDKILMLSDSYQLFYGTVDECLTYFRDTLGIEKDPNDCIIEYLTSILNFQFKNKNLGGLSNSSSTSVLKTATEEVTKYTYNSDFDLYDQWKHSSYYRNIKQQIQGSSIDESTKEVDPSDVSPIFNIPLRKQLLFCTKRAFQRSLGDKAYMTAQFISVVIQSLVIGSLFYEIPLTTVGSYSRGSLTFFSILFFTFLSLADMPIAFQRQPIVKKQSQLHFYTNWVETLSTTVFDYCFKLCLVIVFSIILYFLAHLQYKAARFFIFLLFLSFYNFCMVSLFALTTLVAPTISVANLFAGILLLAIAMYASYVIYLNNMHPWFVWIAYLNPAMYAMEAVLSNELYNLKLDCSETIVPRGPTYDDVPFSHKACAWQGATLGNDYVRGRDYLKQGLSYSYNHVWRNFGIIIGFLVFFIACTLFASQYIKPYFNKDEIERNNGGFTRWLPFFNKRRSIRSSARSDSKYDGIPKSHSVSSSSSSLSAVPYQVSPSNKEMALNDYHEQPITETVETQKHVISWKNINYTVGDKRLIKNASGFISSGLTALMGESGAGKTTLLNVLSQRVETGVVSGEILIDGHPLTDEDAFKRSIGFVQQQDLHLDLLSVKESLEVSCILRGDGDRAYLDTVSNLLKLPSDTLVADLNPTQKKLLSIGVELVTKPSLLLFLDEPTSGLDAEAALTIVKFLKQLSLQGQAIFCTIHQPSKSVISHFDNIFLLKRGGECVFFGPMDDACGYFMSHDNTLVYDKEHDNPADFVIDAVGNSNSSTEKDGAEGGFALNKEAIDWSTLWESSVEKKLVEKETTRLEDEARASGVDYTTSLWKQPSYLQQLALITRRQYICTKRDMTYVMAKYCLNGGAGLFIGFSFWHIKHNIIGLQDSIFFCFMALCVSSPLINQIQDKALKTKEVYVAREARSNTYHWTVLLLSQSIIELPLALTSSTLFFVCAFFCCGFNNAGWSAGVFFLNYMLFAAYYASLGLWLIYTAPNLQTAAVFVAFIYSFTASFCGVMQPYSLFPTFWKFMYRVSPYTYFVETFVSILLHNWEIKCDMTEMVPGQPLSGQTCGQFMEAFIEEYGGYLHNKNTFTVCAYCTYTVGDDFLKNENMSYDHIWRNFGIEWAFVGFNFFAMFAGYYLTYVGRIWPKVYKVITKIIPHKGKKPVQN, from the coding sequence ATGTCGATTTCAAAGTACTTCACTCCCGTTGCTGACGGGTCACTTACTTTCAATGGCGCGAACATCCAATTTGGCGCCGATGCGCAAAGCGACTCTGGAAAGAGTTATGATGCCGAAGGCGGCATGCAGGCTCCGGCCAACCAATTAAATGACATAACCTTCCAAGCGGAGGCTGGTGAAATGGTTTTAGTTTTGGGTTATCCCACATCCACCCTATTTAAGACTTTGTTTCATGGTAAGACAAGTTTGTCATACTCTCCCCGAGGCTCaattaaattcaaaaataacgAGTTTAAGAGCTTTTCCGATAAATGTCCCCACCAGATTATTTACAACAATGAACAAGATGTGCATTTCCCTTTTCTAACGGTAGAGCAGACGATTGATTTCGCCTTGAGTTGTAAGTTTGATATCCCAAAAGGTGAGCGTGATCAAATAAGAAATGAACTTCTAAGGGAATTCGGCTTATCTCATGTACTAAAAACTATTGTAGgaaatgattttttccgTGGTGTTTCTGGTGGTGAGCGTAAACGTATTTCTATTATCGAAACATTTATCGCGAATGGTTCCGTTTACCTATGGGATAATTCTACCAAAGGTCTGGATTCCGCCACAgctttggattttttggGGATTCTTagaaaaatggcaaagGCTACTCGTTCTGTAAACCTAGTCAGAATTTCTCAGGCAAGTGATaaaattgttgataaatttgACAAGATTCTTATGCTATCCGATTCCTACCAGCTTTTCTATGGTACTGTTGATGAGTGTTTGACTTATTTCCGTGATACTTTAGGTATTGAGAAAGATCCTAACGATTGTATTATTGAATACCTGACTTCTATCTTAAATTTCCAGttcaaaaacaagaatttgGGAGGCttatcaaattcatcatctaCTAGCGTTCTCAAAACTGCAACAGAGGAAGTTACTAAGTATACTTATAATTCTGATTTCGATTTATATGATCAATGGAAACATTCTTCTTACTATAGAAATATAAAGCAGCAAATCCAAGGATCTTCCATTGATGAATCCACCAAAGAAGTGGATCCCTCTGATGTCTCACCTATTTTTAATATTCCGTTGAGGAAACAGTTATTATTTTGCACAAAAAGAGCTTTTCAACGAAGTTTGGGTGATAAAGCCTATATGACAGCGCAATTCATTTCCGTTGTTATCCAATCTTTAGTCATTGGTTCACTGTTTTACGAGATTCCCTTGACTACCGTTGGTTCATACTCAAGAGGTTCTTTAACCTTTTTctccattcttttcttcacttttctttctctcgCAGATATGCCTATTGCTTTCCAGAGACAACCTATTGTCAAAAAGCAATCCCAACTTCACTTCTATACTAATTGGGTTGAGACCCTTTCAACCACAGTGTTCGACTACTGCTTTAAACTTTGTTTGGTAATTGTATTCAGTATCATCCTTTATTTCCTTGCCCACCTGCAATACAAGGCTGCGaggtttttcattttcctccTGTTCCTTTCCTTTTACAATTTCTGTATGGTGTCGCTATTCGCTTTGACGACGCTAGTTGCCCCAACCATTTCAGTTGCGAATTTATTTGCAGGTATTTTACTACTGGCTATAGCAATGTATGCTTCTTACGTTATCTACCTGAATAATATGCATCCTTGGTTTGTGTGGATTGCTTATTTGAATCCTGCAATGTACGCTATGGAGGCGGTGCTGTCCAATGAGCTTTACAATTTGAAGCTGGATTGTAGTGAAACAATTGTTCCAAGAGGGCCTACTTATGATGATGTTCCATTCTCCCATAAGGCCTGTGCTTGGCAAGGTGCTACCCTGGGTAATGATTACGTTAGAGGTCGTGATTACTTGAAGCAAGGTTTATCTTACTCATATAACCATGTGTGGAGAAACTttggtattattattggtTTCCTAGTATTCTTTATTGCCTGCACTCTATTTGCATCTCAGTATATCAAACCTTATTTCAATAAGGATGAGATAGAGCGCAACAATGGTGGCTTTACAAGATGGCtgccatttttcaataaaagGAGAAGTATCAGGTCCTCTGCGAGAAGCGACAGTAAATATGATGGGATTCCAAAATCGCACTCGGTTTCGTCTTCCTCATCTAGTCTGTCAGCTGTTCCATACCAGGTATCGCCCTCAAATAAGGAAATGGCTCTAAACGACTATCACGAGCAACCTATTACAGAAACAGTAGAAACCCAAAAGCATGTCATTTCCTGGAAAAATATTAACTACACAGTTGGTGATAAGAGATTAATTAAAAATGCATCTGGTTTCATTAGCTCCGGTTTGACAGCCTTAATGGGTGAGTCTGGTGCAGGTAAAACAACTTTATTGAATGTCTTATCACAAAGAGTTGAGACAGGTGTTGTTAGTGGTGAAATTTTGATTGACGGCCACCCATTAACAGACGAGGACGCATTTAAGAGGAGTATAGGTTTTGTTCAACAACAGGATTTGCATCTGGATTTACTGTCTGTGAAGGAATCTCTAGAAGTCTCATGTATTTTGAGAGGTGATGGTGACAGGGCATACTTGGACACTGTCTCAAATTTACTGAAGTTACCATCTGACACTTTGGTCGCCGATTTGAACCCTACTCAAAAGAAGCTTTTATCCATTGGTGTTGAACTTGTTACTAAGCCTTCACTTTTACTGTTCTTAGATGAACCAACATCTGGGCTGGACGCTGAGGCCGCATTAACAAttgtcaaatttttaaaacaaCTTTCTTTGCAGGGTCAGGCTATTTTTTGTACCATTCATCAGCCTAGTAAAAGTGTCATCAGTCATTTTgacaatattttcttattaaaAAGAGGAGGTGAATGTGTCTTCTTTGGACCAATGGACGATGCCTGCGGCTATTTCATGTCTCATGATAACACGCTGGTTTACGATAAAGAACATGATAATCCTGCCGATTTCGTCATTGATGCAGTAGGTAATAGCAATTCCTCCACAGAGAAGGATGGAGCAGAGGGAGGTTTTGCATTGAACAAAGAAGCCATAGATTGGAGCACGTTATGGGAATCGTCtgtagaaaagaaactagttgaaaaggaaacaacCAGGCTGGAAGATGAGGCACGTGCATCTGGTGTTGATTATACAACCTCATTGTGGAAACAGCCTTCTTACTTACAACAATTAGCTCTTATTACAAGAAGACAATATATTTGTACGAAAAGAGATATGACTTATGTTATGGCTAAGTATTGTTTGAATGGTGGTGCTGGTTTATTCATCGGTTTCTCTTTTTGGCACATTAAGCATAATATTATCGGTTTGCAGGATagtattttcttctgtttcaTGGCTCTTTGTGTTTCATCTCCGTTGATCaatcaaattcaagataAAGCGctgaaaacaaaagaagttTATGTTGCTAGGGAGGCGAGATCGAACACTTACCATTGGAccgttcttcttttatcaCAATCAATTATTGAATTACCTCTAGCACTTACAAGTTCTACACTATTTTTTGTCTGTGCCTTTTTCTGTTGTGGATTTAACAACGCCGGCTGGAGTGCAggtgttttctttttaaactACATGCTTTTCGCTGCTTATTATGCATCTCTCGGTTTATGGCTAATCTACACTGCTCCTAACCTACAAACTGCTGCTGTTTTTGTTGCATTTATTTACAGTTTCACAGCATCATTCTGTGGTGTTATGCAACCGTACTCTTTGTTTCCAACTTTCTGGAAATTCATGTACAGGGTTTCGCCATACACGTATTTTGTGGAAACTTTTGTTAGTATTCTATTGCACAACTGGGAAATCAAATGTGATATGACTGAAATGGTCCCTGGTCAACCTTTGTCGGGGCAAACTTGTGGCCAATTTATGGAAGCTTTCATAGAAGAATACGGTGGTTATCTACATAATAAGAACACTTTCACAGTTTGCGCTTATTGTACGTACACCGTTGGTGATGACTTCCTAAAAAATGAGAATATGAGCTACGACCACATTTGGAGGAACTTTGGTATTGAGTGGGCTTTCGTtggtttcaatttctttgcGATGTTTGCTGGTTACTACTTAACTTACGTGGGAAGGATATGGCCAAAGGTCTATAAAGTTATCACCAAAATAATTCCTCACAAAGGGAAGAAGCCCGTACAGAACTAA
- the PET127 gene encoding Pet127p (Protein with a role in 5'-end processing of mitochondrial RNAs~similar to YOR017W), translated as MRLYNCRFLSRCFPVEPCSISSAAKSCYKRSIYHSSAALTNATNGRETPNKLHSDLHSALEMVDEIYDTNSTAEDVGNKDKGGRQKYTEEMDKAINLLKTNIKKECRHDKYLEHTRVRMHPTSRNYPTRRTYPTRRTYPASKTYPASSSYTFRINVQKIKHALVRYNQDGGRGDDQKPPRIGHGLTRVLYQPLSLQKLRDNRSRMYNFDPAVENINPGYLERKSEKDVNTDSSGEGQAEPIFITPHKDESLLKVAKEHKKKYISSSSSMTSVLSQLHYLLSNFRRLNIIDSSISKNFPQKNCNYSESAYFPSAVILRKKRNGICSIDSDRSLDREIVLSVLGHYLEDFLTEKSLNSSKSENYHYSSIDEFIVRSQLDAYDPNLPGTGVFDLKTRAVSAIRYDLSHVENNNNRTGYEIDKVYGEFESLEREYFELIRSALLKYSLQARLGKMDGIFVAYHNISKMFGFQYLPLDELDYIIHSSYNSRFDSLLEQKNEIIKGIYGEEDYILHYDRDDRKIACLVANREFKMSMNLFSNILKHVEQLLNSSSTKWEKCKIMLKTEVEEKQSKNGRFFNEPVLNIVALPLSSEYEDKSLLVKDTSNEQLTKELKNLRSYNENLLEGSLNSLIGFKVNVKHFYHHHPNTTHVPAFASKKNDILDTEARKYISDVMKRDWYKDIPSTQTPNFFHASDISTWEVNSTFTDIIDKRALRQLYLKYLDVKLNALKNQVITRQKPDISKKDEIINRIKSLRTRRDHHDSGSSKRSSNFGPTRLQIKLRAYAKKGALRRKLLEGATSSMSKSQ; from the coding sequence ATGAGGCTCTACAACTGTAGATTCCTGTCCAGATGTTTTCCTGTTGAACCTTGCAGCATAAGTAGCGCCGCTAAGAGCTGCTATAAGCGATCGATTTACCACTCCAGCGCTGCTCTCACAAATGCTACCAATGGAAGAGAGACGCCTAACAAACTACATTCAGATCTGCATAGCGCTTTGGAGATGGTCGATGAAATATACGACACGAATTCTACGGCAGAGGACGTTGGAAACAAGGACAAGGGTGGTCGACAAAAGTATACGGAAGAAATGGACAAGGCGATTAATCTGctaaaaacaaatataaaGAAGGAGTGTAGACATGATAAATATTTGGAGCACACAAGAGTAAGAATGCATCCCACTAGCAGAAATTATCCTACTAGGAGAACGTATCCCACTAGGAGAACGTATCCCGCTAGTAAAACATATCCCGCTAGCAGTTCATACACTTTTCGGATAAATGTCCAAAAGATCAAGCACGCATTAGTACGTTACAATCAAGATGGAGGTCGAGGAGACGACCAGAAGCCTCCTAGAATAGGTCATGGATTAACGAGGGTGTTATATCAACCATTATCGTTACAAAAATTGAGGGATAACAGAAGCAGAATGTATAACTTTGACCCTGCTgtggaaaatatcaatCCAGGGTAtctggaaagaaaaagtgaaaaagaCGTGAATACTGATTCCTCTGGGGAAGGACAAGCCGAGCCAATATTTATCACACCCCACAAAGATGAATCTCTGTTGAAGGTTGCCAAAGAACATAAAAAGAAGTAcatatcttcatcaagCTCTATGACCTCTGTACTTTCTCAGTTACACTACCTATTATCCAATTTTAGAAGATTGAATATCATTGACTCTTCGATATCGAAGAATTTTCCTCAAAAAAACTGCAACTATTCGGAAAGTGCATATTTCCCCTCAGCAGTCATtctgaggaagaagagaaatGGCATTTGTTCCATTGATTCAGATAGAAGTCTGGATAGAGAAATCGTCCTCTCTGTATTAGGACATTATCTTGAAGACTTCCTGACGGAAAAGTCTTTGAATAGTTCGAAAAGTGAGAACTATCATTATTCTAGCATAGACGAATTCATTGTGCGCTCTCAATTGGACGCCTACGACCCGAATCTACCTGGAACCGGTGTATTTGATCTAAAGACAAGAGCAGTTTCTGCGATAAGGTACGACTTATCGCATGTAGAGAATAATAACAATCGAACTGGATATGAGATAGATAAGGTTTATGGGGAATTTGAGTCACTGgaaagagaatattttgagCTAATAAGGTCTGCTCTTTTAAAGTATTCGCTGCAAGCTAGACTTGGCAAAATGGATGGTATTTTCGTTGCGTATCACAATATTTCTAAGATGTTTGGATTCCAATATCTACCTTTGGATGAATTAGATTACATAATTCATTCTTCGTATAACAGCAGATTCGATAGTTTATTGGAGCAGAAGAATGAAATCATAAAGGGAATATATGGTGAGGAGGACTACATTCTACACTATGACAGGGACGATAGGAAGATTGCTTGCTTGGTGGCTAATAGAGAATTTAAGATGTCCATGAACTTGTTCAGTAATATCTTGAAACACGTTGAGCAGTTACTGAACTCAAGTAGTACGAAATGGgaaaaatgcaaaataATGCTTAAAACcgaagttgaagaaaaacagtCCAAAAATGGCCGCTTCTTCAACGAACCGGTGCTAAATATTGTAGCACTACCGTTGTCATCAGAATACGAAGATAAGTCGCTATTGGTAAAGGACACTTCGAACGAACAATTAACAAAGGAGCTAAAAAACCTTCGCTCATATAACGAAAATCTTCTGGAAGGGAGCCTGAATTCCTTAATTGGCTTCAAAGTAAACGTCAAGCACTTCTACCACCACCATCCTAATACTACGCACGTACCCGCCTTtgcttcaaaaaagaatgataTTCTCGACACCGAAGCTCGTAAATATATTTCCGACGTGATGAAACGAGACTGGTACAAAGATATACCATCTACACAGACTCCAAACTTTTTCCACGCGTCCGATATTTCCACTTGGGAGGTGAACTCTACCTTCACAGATATTATTGACAAGCGAGCTTTACGACAATTATACTTAAAATATCTGGATGTTAAGTTAAATGCGTTGAAAAATCAAGTCATCACACGCCAGAAACCCGATATATCTAAAAAGGACGAAATTATAAATCGAATCAAATCATTACGAACCCGCAGGGATCACCATGATAGTGGAAGTAGCAAAAGATCTTCTAATTTTGGCCCTACGCGACTACAAATAAAATTGCGCGCATATGCTAAAAAGGGTGCTCTTCGAAGGAAGCTATTGGAAGGAGCAACAAGTTCCATGTCTAAAAGTCAGTAA